The bacterium genome has a window encoding:
- a CDS encoding EamA family transporter, whose amino-acid sequence MIPFEVVTLVSTFFFTYSSVLMRQGLDESTPHTGSLIVLMTNGAAFMLAIFWVDFSQVSFSWYWAAFAGADVASPALSLFFMYRSISHLGVAPTTSLLMTHAFFGPFIAYFLLGERPHPVIWLGIAIVLLGVFSLTGGEGLRDRRRYIVLPILSGLSIAVSNILQKVGVGGMDSLLLGGFLQGASAAVIGPFLLKAATGWQPFMFNKSSLRYFFFSGLSLAMAMFTLLYALRGGRVSLISPILATGPLFALALTRLFLHKKEKITLRIAGGATLIVAGVLLVMILK is encoded by the coding sequence TTGATACCATTCGAAGTGGTGACCCTGGTTTCGACCTTCTTTTTCACCTACTCCTCGGTCCTGATGCGCCAGGGTCTCGATGAAAGCACGCCGCACACCGGCAGCCTGATCGTCCTGATGACGAACGGTGCGGCTTTTATGCTGGCTATTTTCTGGGTTGATTTTTCGCAGGTCTCCTTTTCGTGGTACTGGGCGGCTTTTGCCGGTGCGGATGTCGCCTCCCCGGCGCTCTCCCTGTTTTTCATGTACCGCTCCATCAGCCATCTGGGCGTGGCGCCGACCACTTCCCTGCTCATGACCCACGCCTTTTTCGGTCCTTTTATCGCCTATTTTCTGCTGGGGGAGCGTCCCCACCCGGTCATCTGGCTGGGGATCGCGATCGTGCTCCTGGGCGTGTTTTCGCTGACAGGGGGAGAAGGCCTGCGGGATCGCCGCCGCTATATCGTGCTGCCGATTCTCTCGGGCCTCTCCATTGCCGTGTCAAACATTCTTCAGAAAGTGGGTGTCGGCGGAATGGATTCGCTTCTCCTCGGGGGCTTCCTGCAGGGAGCGTCGGCCGCGGTGATCGGGCCGTTTCTCCTCAAGGCGGCGACCGGGTGGCAGCCCTTCATGTTCAACAAAAGCTCCCTCCGCTATTTCTTTTTCTCGGGCCTCTCGCTGGCGATGGCGATGTTCACCCTTCTCTACGCGTTGCGCGGAGGGAGGGTGTCGCTGATTTCGCCCATCCTGGCGACCGGCCCGCTGTTTGCGCTGGCCCTGACGCGGCTGTTCCTTCACAAAAAAGAGAAGATCACCCTCCGCATCGCGGGAGGCGCCACGCTGATTGTCGCGGGCGTCCTCCTGGTCATGATT
- a CDS encoding cation diffusion facilitator family transporter: protein MSGSSDRQSEAQDLRAHQGMRVTWIGVAVNAVLTIAKAAGGILGGSQALLADALHSLSDLVSDVVVLFALKFSSEPADQRHPYGHGRMEIAAAFCVGLILLMAGFYMFYRSIGDLWIPRPYRLNFLVLPFILLAIALKEGLYWATLRVGRRTLNQALIANAWHHRSDAISSVAALGGVTIALMGYWRADAIAAMGVAGLVIWIGGRISREALDDLLDAAPTDDVLARIRVAIEDVEGVESIHALRTRRVGSYFFVDVHIQVKAALSVAEGHFIAHQGQDAVLSKVDEVSEVIVHVEPDTLEGSHEK, encoded by the coding sequence ATGAGCGGCTCTTCCGATCGGCAGAGCGAAGCGCAGGACCTTCGCGCGCACCAGGGCATGCGCGTGACGTGGATTGGCGTGGCGGTCAACGCGGTCCTCACGATCGCCAAGGCGGCCGGGGGCATTTTGGGCGGAAGCCAGGCTCTCCTCGCCGATGCCCTGCACTCGCTTTCCGATCTGGTCAGTGATGTCGTCGTCCTCTTTGCCCTGAAATTCTCCAGCGAACCAGCCGATCAGCGGCATCCCTACGGCCACGGCCGGATGGAGATCGCCGCGGCCTTTTGCGTCGGACTCATTTTGCTCATGGCCGGGTTCTACATGTTCTACCGATCGATTGGCGATCTCTGGATTCCCCGTCCCTACCGTTTGAACTTCCTCGTACTTCCCTTCATTTTGCTCGCCATCGCGCTCAAGGAGGGGCTCTACTGGGCCACCCTCCGCGTCGGGCGCCGCACGCTGAACCAGGCATTGATCGCCAACGCCTGGCACCACCGCTCGGACGCCATCTCCTCGGTGGCCGCTCTGGGGGGTGTGACCATCGCGCTGATGGGCTATTGGCGGGCGGACGCGATTGCCGCCATGGGCGTGGCAGGGCTGGTGATATGGATCGGGGGGCGGATCAGCCGCGAGGCGCTCGACGATCTGCTGGACGCCGCGCCCACCGACGATGTGCTGGCCCGCATCCGGGTGGCGATTGAGGATGTGGAAGGAGTGGAGAGCATCCACGCCCTCAGAACCCGCCGGGTCGGCTCCTATTTCTTCGTGGATGTCCACATCCAGGTGAAGGCGGCGCTCAGTGTGGCGGAGGGCCATTTCATCGCCCACCAGGGTCAGGATGCCGTCCTCTCCAAGGTGGATGAAGTCTCCGAGGTGATTGTGCATGTCGAGCCCGACACGCTGGAGGGCTCTCATGAAAAGTGA
- a CDS encoding methyltransferase domain-containing protein, with translation MSADSVRTLSHGQSGKELADEVEQIRRRILARGDQPHAKTGEILDILDQLQDFAFGRFLLLHKGVNGYWTDFLAYRYPLRREELEGRLKPLEEFLFARAPVMVATQERLQIFQKLAQEILGPGARLGSVPCGLMADLLGLDFSGIDEFELWGIDIDEESIRFAAIRAEERNLSRHAKFMNRDAWALGIQEELDALLSSGLNFYVKDEDQEIALYHQFRRALKPGGVLILSFFPPPPDLVPDSIWNISEADSKNLQVQKVIFADILEAKWQNFRSPGEIQSLLERAGFSGAEFYYDSRRIMPTIRAVRV, from the coding sequence ATGAGCGCAGATTCCGTCAGAACGCTTTCCCATGGCCAAAGCGGCAAGGAATTGGCCGACGAGGTGGAGCAGATCCGCCGGCGGATTCTCGCGCGCGGCGATCAGCCGCATGCAAAGACCGGCGAAATTCTGGATATTCTGGATCAACTCCAGGATTTCGCCTTCGGCCGGTTTCTGCTTCTTCACAAGGGCGTGAACGGATATTGGACGGATTTTCTCGCCTATCGCTATCCCCTGCGGCGAGAAGAGTTGGAGGGGCGCCTGAAGCCGCTCGAGGAATTTCTTTTCGCCCGCGCTCCCGTCATGGTGGCCACGCAGGAAAGATTGCAGATCTTTCAAAAATTGGCGCAGGAAATCCTGGGGCCGGGCGCCAGGCTGGGCTCTGTCCCGTGCGGGCTGATGGCGGATCTGCTGGGGCTGGACTTTTCCGGAATAGATGAATTCGAGCTCTGGGGCATCGACATTGACGAGGAGTCTATCCGTTTCGCCGCGATTCGCGCCGAAGAGCGGAACTTGAGCCGCCATGCAAAGTTCATGAACCGCGATGCGTGGGCGCTGGGCATCCAGGAAGAACTGGATGCGCTGCTCAGCAGCGGCTTGAATTTCTACGTAAAGGACGAAGATCAGGAGATCGCCCTCTATCACCAATTTCGGCGAGCGCTGAAGCCGGGCGGGGTTCTCATCCTGAGTTTTTTCCCGCCACCCCCCGATCTGGTCCCCGATTCCATCTGGAACATTTCCGAAGCCGATTCGAAAAATCTGCAGGTCCAGAAAGTTATTTTTGCGGATATTCTCGAAGCAAAGTGGCAGAATTTCCGCTCTCCCGGCGAAATCCAAAGCCTGCTGGAGCGGGCGGGATTTTCAGGTGCCGAATTTTATTACGACAGCCGGCGGATCATGCCCACGATCCGCGCGGTGCGGGTGTAG
- a CDS encoding tetratricopeptide repeat protein: protein MRRIRGTTVCAAAVFAFFLAMPALAGPEEDFASGLKSYNNGEFKIAFELFRKAAEKGYVKAQTRLGVMYETGRGVSKSEFDAVFWYRKAAEKGYPPAQTSLGFMYQRGKGVRQSDADAVEWYRQAAEKNHARAQYNLAVMYRLGKGVSQSDVQAARWYRKAAEQEHTNAQFTLGWLYTIGKGVPQNFAEAAKWYRRAADQGVMMAQYNLGALYFQGKGVPQDNILAHKWLNLSAAHGHDGGRALRDQVAEKMTPEEISKAQQLAREWKPQKGAANKE from the coding sequence TTGCGAAGGATACGGGGAACAACGGTTTGCGCGGCGGCCGTTTTTGCGTTTTTTCTCGCGATGCCGGCCCTCGCAGGGCCCGAAGAAGATTTTGCGTCCGGCCTGAAATCCTACAACAACGGTGAATTCAAGATTGCGTTCGAACTTTTCCGCAAGGCCGCCGAGAAGGGCTACGTGAAGGCCCAAACGCGCTTGGGGGTGATGTACGAGACCGGCCGGGGCGTGAGCAAGAGCGAATTCGACGCCGTTTTCTGGTATCGCAAGGCCGCCGAGAAGGGATATCCCCCCGCCCAGACCAGCCTGGGTTTCATGTACCAGCGCGGAAAGGGCGTGAGGCAGAGCGATGCCGATGCCGTGGAATGGTACCGTCAGGCGGCGGAAAAAAATCACGCCAGAGCGCAATACAACCTGGCCGTCATGTACCGCTTGGGCAAGGGCGTATCCCAGAGCGACGTTCAGGCGGCCAGATGGTACAGGAAGGCGGCCGAGCAGGAACACACCAACGCCCAATTCACCCTGGGCTGGCTCTACACGATCGGCAAGGGCGTTCCCCAGAATTTTGCCGAGGCGGCGAAGTGGTACCGCCGGGCGGCGGACCAGGGCGTCATGATGGCCCAGTACAATCTCGGCGCGCTTTATTTTCAGGGGAAAGGCGTTCCCCAGGACAACATCTTGGCGCACAAATGGCTCAATCTGAGTGCGGCCCACGGCCATGACGGCGGCCGCGCCCTTCGCGATCAGGTGGCCGAGAAGATGACGCCCGAGGAAATCTCCAAAGCACAGCAGTTGGCCCGGGAGTGGAAGCCCCAAAAAGGTGCGGCGAATAAAGAGTAA
- a CDS encoding tetratricopeptide repeat protein, translating into MRTRWQTSLFFIIFLLPPFSVEGGPKEDYRNALAAHKSGDHALAFQKFLALAEQGFAAAQSNVGVMYRIGRGVKRSYEEAAKWFRRAADKGVSSAQNNLGLLYAEGKGVPRDYVLAYMWLHLSYTQGSAKAGGSRDQISLEMTSEQIVEARKKAEVWRLMPRPLR; encoded by the coding sequence ATGCGGACGAGGTGGCAGACATCGTTATTTTTCATAATTTTTCTGCTCCCTCCCTTTTCGGTTGAGGGAGGCCCCAAGGAAGACTATCGAAATGCCCTCGCCGCCCATAAGAGTGGAGATCATGCCCTGGCCTTTCAGAAGTTTTTGGCCCTGGCCGAGCAGGGTTTCGCCGCTGCGCAATCGAATGTGGGGGTGATGTACCGAATCGGCCGAGGGGTAAAGCGCAGTTATGAGGAAGCCGCCAAGTGGTTCCGCCGGGCGGCCGACAAAGGCGTATCGTCGGCTCAAAATAATCTGGGCCTGTTGTACGCGGAAGGAAAGGGCGTTCCGCGCGATTATGTACTGGCCTATATGTGGCTGCACCTGAGCTACACCCAGGGATCGGCGAAGGCGGGAGGGAGCCGGGATCAGATTTCCCTTGAGATGACGTCCGAGCAGATTGTCGAGGCGCGCAAGAAGGCGGAGGTATGGCGCCTGATGCCGAGACCGCTGAGATGA
- a CDS encoding pyridoxamine 5'-phosphate oxidase family protein produces MPVEDVRGAEKITTQEELNDHYGEQSVHVKKKEMTHIDSFARRYIELSPFCAIASSGPKGTTVSPRGDAPGFIRVLDEKTLALPDRPGNNRVDTLTNVLADGQVGLLFLVPGLNEFLRVNGRARITTDEETLKPLSAKGKLPLSALIVDVDAVFFHCGKAVLRSKIWDLETQVERRSFPTLGQIYAGRFAEFDAGEIDHNVGEAYKNHLY; encoded by the coding sequence ATGCCGGTCGAAGATGTCCGAGGAGCTGAGAAAATCACGACCCAGGAAGAGTTGAACGACCACTACGGCGAGCAAAGCGTTCACGTCAAAAAGAAAGAGATGACCCATATTGACTCGTTCGCCCGGCGATATATCGAACTCTCTCCGTTTTGTGCCATTGCCTCCTCCGGTCCGAAGGGGACCACCGTCTCCCCGCGCGGCGATGCGCCCGGCTTTATCCGTGTCCTTGACGAAAAAACTTTGGCGCTCCCCGATCGGCCCGGAAACAACCGCGTCGACACGTTGACGAATGTTCTGGCCGATGGGCAGGTGGGGCTTCTCTTTCTCGTTCCGGGGCTCAACGAGTTCCTGCGGGTGAACGGGCGCGCGCGCATCACGACCGACGAGGAAACGCTGAAGCCGCTTTCCGCGAAAGGGAAACTTCCGCTCTCCGCCTTGATCGTGGATGTGGACGCGGTTTTCTTCCATTGCGGAAAAGCGGTTCTCCGCTCGAAGATCTGGGATCTCGAAACGCAGGTTGAGCGGAGATCGTTTCCCACCCTCGGCCAGATTTATGCGGGCCGCTTTGCGGAATTCGATGCCGGGGAGATCGATCACAATGTGGGCGAGGCCTACAAGAACCATCTGTATTGA